In a genomic window of Erigeron canadensis isolate Cc75 chromosome 5, C_canadensis_v1, whole genome shotgun sequence:
- the LOC122601143 gene encoding uncharacterized protein LOC122601143, translating to MKSYFKQGIQDTSQPSVKCVMQTKEKTHDTDLAIALWFYDSCIPMNVVNSPLFPIAMSKVASMGHGYTWSSYHSMRVTLLKDAKTSVSLIIAGYRKQWEETGCTIMSDGWRDARQRPLINFMVYCSKGVSFIKSVDASGIESNAHNLCNLFGEIVEFVGPQNVVHLVTDNAANYKAAGRLLSERYPSICWSPCAAHCINMILKDVSGMPHVSNLITLASRVTVFIYNHKWPLNWLRNREGWSEIIRPGATRFGTSFIALKSLYDHRSDLEALVISSDYQKMMSKLKKARDVKQICLDQGFWKNCLITLNVMSPLLKLLCICDSDEKPSLGYVYEGSRAKQGIEKLFRNKKDLYKPYTDIIDTRWDNMLRKNLHAAAYWLNPVFQYDEVNFKNDPEVMAGVLAMVSKSSDAYHCTMELNKFGEAEDSFGMEMAATTRKKMRPGKISNHIYLCSLF from the exons ATGAAATCATACTTCAAACAAGGCATACAAGATACTTCTCAACCTTCGGTTAAATGTGTCATGCAAACGAAAGAAAAGACACATGATACTGATTTAGCCATTGCTTTGTGGTTTTATGATTCGTGCATACCTATGAATGTTGTGAATTCTCCACTTTTTCCAATAGCAATGAGCAAAGTTGCGAGTATGGGTCATGGATATACATGGTCGTCTTATCATTCCATGCGTGTCACATTACTCAAAGATGCTAAAACATCAGTTTCTCTAATTATTGCTGGTTATAGGAAACAATGGGAAGAAACAGGTTGCACTATTATGAGTGATGGTTGGCGAGATGCGAGGCAAAGGCCACTCATTAACTTCATGGTGTATTGCTCGAAAG gaGTATCTTTCATTAAGTCTGTGGATGCATCTGGCATCGAGAGCAATGCTCATAATTTATGTAACTTGTTTGGAGAGATTGTAGAATTTGTTGGTCCTCAAAATGTTGTTCATCTCGTTACTGATAATGCTGCTAATTACAAAGCTGCGGGTAGATTGCTAAGTGAAAGATATCCTTCAATTTGTTGGTCTCCATGTGCTGCCCATTGTATTAATATGATCTTAAAGGATGTCTCTGGCATGCCTCATGTTTCCAATTTGATTACACTTGCCTCGAGAGTGactgtttttatatataatcataaatgGCCATTAAATTGGTTGAGAAACAGGGAGGGTTGGTCTGAAATCATTCGTCCGGGTGCCACGCGTTTTGGTACCTCGTTCATTGCACTCAAAAGCTTGTATGACCATAGATCTGATTTGGAAGCTTTGGTCATTTCTAGTGATTATCAAAAGATGATGTCTAAGTTGAAAAAAGCGAGAGATGTGAAACAAATTTGTTTAGATCAAGGATTTTGGAAGAACTGTCTTATAACTTTGAACGTGATGAGTCCATTATTGAAGTTGTTGTGTATTTGTGATTCTGATGAGAAACCTTCATTAGGCTATGTTTATGAGGGAAGTAGGGCAAAACAAGGAATTGAAAAGCTATTTCGCAATAAGAAAGATTTGTATAAGCCTTACACCGATATAATTGACACACGATGGGATAATATGTTGCGTAAGAATTTACACGCAGCAGCTTATTGGCTTAATCCAGTCTTCCAATATGATGAAGTGAACTTTAAGAATGATCCCGAGGTGATGGCAGGGGTTCTTGCTATGGTTTCTAAGTCGAGTGATGCATATCATTGCACAATGGAGTTAAACAAGTTTGGTGAAGCTGAAGATTCATTTGGTATGGAAATGGCAGCTACTACTCGCAAGAAAATGCGTCCAGGTAAGATTTCTaaccatatatatttgtgttctttATTTTAG
- the LOC122599371 gene encoding protein BIG GRAIN 1-like A, with protein MAEMYNWDKSHNEDKKPKRNTQNPSFSSSLLDEIYRSIDGSDEKFGEFKLRKPKVVKKQSVKNGGGGRLKSGNVVEDEEIASFRRACLVEKWMDMKSTNEKVVTSRRGTTSLSEFDRKLVLDNDPMFFSSGSSSSDSSFGWHSEAEVVKPKPSCFGPLNRPKQVKTSRSVDKKQQNEVYQFDDDQTDKHDDDSGLIRSKSRALKIYTSLKKVKQPISPGGRLTTFLNGLFTNGHAKKSKDSTLEERISQTRIERTSKSTNVSTCSSASSFSRSCLNKNAPRSRDQINNGTQRSVRFLDHEDPRPHSQKNVYNKQRFEKMPSTFPWPRLEKPDLKEYLKKYDDTKFDSDDEDEDMASDSSSDLFELDHLAIFKKEQYCEELPVYETTHLSTNRAIASGLIC; from the coding sequence ATGGCAGAAATGTACAATTGGGATAAATCACATAATGAAGACAAAAAACCAAAGAGAAATACTCAAAAcccatcattttcttcatctctTCTTGATGAAATCTACCGTTCTATTGATGGAAGTGATGAGAAATTTGGTGAGTTTAAGCTAAGGAAACCAAAAGTTGTAAAGAAACAAAGTGTCAAAAATGGTGGTGGAGGGAGGTTGAAGAGTGGCAATGTGGTGGAAGATGAAGAAATAGCGAGTTTTCGAAGAGCTTGTTTGGTTGAAAAATGGATGGATATGAAGAGTACTAATGAAAAAGTGGTGACAAGTCGAAGAGGGACTACTTCACTTTCGGAATTTGATAGGAAATTGGTACTTGATAATGACCCAATGTTCTTTAGTTCGGGTTCCAGCTCATCTGACTCCAGCTTCGGATGGCATTCTGAAGCTGAAGTAGTGAAACCAAAGCCTTCCTGTTTCGGCCCATTAAACAGGCCCAAACAGGTTAAGACATCACGTTCTGTTGACAAAAAGCAGCAGAACGAGGTTTATCAGTTTGATGATGATCAAACAGATAAACATGATGATGATAGTGGTTTAATTCGGTCTAAATCACGCGCATTGAAGATTTACACGAGTTTAAAGAAAGTGAAGCAGCCGATCTCGCCAGGAGGCCGGCTCACGACCTTTCTTAATGGTCTTTTCACAAATGGGCATGCCAAGAAATCAAAAGATTCAACTTTAGAAGAACGAATTAGTCAAACAAGGATCGAAAGAACTTCAAAATCAACAAATGTATCTACATGTTCATCAGCCTCTTCATTTTCAAGATCGTGTTTAAACAAAAATGCACCAAGATCAAGAGACCAAATAAACAATGGGACACAaagatccgttcggtttttagatCATGAAGATCCTCGTCCTCACAGTCAGAAAAATGTGTACAATAAACAACGTTTTGAGAAAATGCCATCTACATTTCCCTGGCCAAGATTGGAGAAACCGGATTTGAAAGAGTACTTGAAAAAGTATGATGATACAAAATTcgattctgatgatgaagacgaAGATATGGCAAGTGATTCGAGCTCGGACTTATTTGAGCTCGACCACTTAGCCATTTTCAAGAAAGAGCAATATTGTGAGGAGCTCCCTGTGTATGAAACTACTCATTTGAGCACTAATCGTGCCATTGCTAGTGGCTTAATTTGctag
- the LOC122601144 gene encoding uncharacterized protein LOC122601144 gives MSTSSSSNEIVLPPMLPDLSTGSSFLFFKDALAAVEELEDWGSSNDTRTYIERHREEAHEKLMRYYFAEPPKFGECFFHHRYRMSKRLFLKIVGDIEAQYPYFQQHTDARNRQGFSLIQKCTSAIKQLSTGKPSDNFDEFLCMADSTSRECLINFCDAVINIYGREFLRRPTSHDIAMIQ, from the coding sequence ATGTCTACTTCATCTTCATCCAACGAAATCGTCCTCCCGCCTATGCTACCCGACTTATCAACGGGTagttcgtttttattttttaaagacgCGTTAGCGGCGGTGGAAGAGCTAGAAGACTGGGGTTCCTCTAATGACACCCGCACATACATCGAGCGACATCGAGAAGAAGCCCATGAAAAGTTAATGCGTTATTATTTCGCGGAACCGCCAAAATTCGGCGAATGCTTCTTTCATCATCGTTATCGCATGAGTAAACGgttgtttttaaagattgttGGTGACATTGAAGCTCAATACCCGTATTTTCAACAACATACGGACGCAAGGAATAGACAAGGTTTCTCGCTGATACAGAAATGCACGTCGGCAATCAAGCAACTCTCGACCGGTAAACCATCGGATAACTTCGATGAGTTTTTATGCATGGCCGATAGCACGTCACGCGAATGTCTTATCAACTTTTGTGATGCGGTCATTAATATATATGGGCGCGAGTTTTTACGTAGGCCGACGTCCCATGACATAGCTATGATCCAATAG
- the LOC122601146 gene encoding protein ALP1-like, whose protein sequence is MIEAFASQDLWIWRLFFGPPRSNNDINVLNQSPLYDTVRNGTAPNSSFIVRGRYYKRGYLLIDGIYPRLSTFVKVYPHPVDPKEKKFKRVHEAARKHIEMVFGVLKGKWKILERPIRFYDLDKIGKVVEACCILHNMIIKDDGREISPVHIMDQPTPIVYDHSVLPELHDENVHHRLRYDLTEHVSGLDLASFDDPAFQPTPIENLI, encoded by the coding sequence ATGATTGAGGCTTTCGCTTCACAAGATTTATGGATATGGCGTTTGTTTTTTGGTCCTCCCAGGTCAAATAACGATATTAATGTGTTGAATCAGTCGCCTTTGTATGACACAGTTCGAAATGGGACGGCTCCAAACTCATCATTCATTGTTCGCGGTCGCTATTACAAACGTGGCTATTTGCTAATTGATGGGATTTATCCTAGGTTGTCTACGTTTGTTAAAGTTTATCCACACCCTGTCGatccaaaagaaaagaagttcaAGAGAGTACATGAAGCGGCAAGAAAACATATTGAAATGGTTTTTGGTGTTCTTAAGGGAAAATGGAAGATTTTGGAGCGCCCGATTCGTTTTTACGATTTAGACAAGATCGGCAAAGTCGTTGAAGCGTGTTGTatattgcacaacatgatcattaAGGACGACGGGAGGGAAATTTCACCGGTTCATATAATGGACCAACCGACACCgatagtgtatgatcatagcgTTTTACCGGAGTTGCATGACGAAAACGTCCATCATCGTCTCCGGTATGATCTTACAGAGCATGTATCGGGTCTAGATTTGGCATCCTTCGATGACCCGGCTTTTCAGCCAACACCGATTGAAAATTTAATTTAG